From the Bacteroidia bacterium genome, one window contains:
- a CDS encoding T9SS type A sorting domain-containing protein encodes MKALPLLFILFTVSANAQFCETVTDSAWSARFDALLAQRDPVSRAFADTGVVDVPVLFHVQTQNTAPVISLQRINDALRATNEWFFAAGVRFVRCGEVQYYAEGSSPAFNNRAVNVSMYKAASGCGYESGGSVHINVNCNRTLENILSHELGHVLGLPHTHGYTNSGTTDELVDGSNCATHGDRFCDTPADPNLLGKVNGSCGYIGSALDANGMAYRPNTHNIMSYTSSACADTLTPMQLARVRAVALAGKRECCFVAPPLVRDTTVCRGESAILTAIGMGNEIRWYDAVEGGQPVGYGAVFVTPPVEESRAWYAEVVDSCVSNRARVVVRIALASGVIPEIARVVARPDTSARPSLFRIFANDDILLFQTSDGALWSSDGTSEGTRRVAQKPAGNEVYLTDAIIRREMVLYGVNDRGTGPMLFRTGLDGSGTTELLRITGRDGFSNFMLTALDSVVVFILNDGNDKAEIWRSDGTASGTAKVVSHPHTSAYNDFGLLSDGGVVYYQASDSLHGSELWRSDGTTQGTYMVADIAPGTADGDPGDFVLSDGMLYFSADDGAAGRELWVSDGTAQGTRLAADIRPGADSGNPGGLTALNGFLFLYADDGAHGPEPWISDGTPEGTRMIADIRKGNGSFPQHFIALQDRVFCVANDGSGAELWELLNGGRAGAAVVKDIHPFSGSGIASMISTGAELYFTANDAQHGNELWRSDGTVEGTRLVADIDSTASSSPDGLTMLAEKLVFFAREGSQGPALYTIAQPDVAVCRGESAILQVGNTNTTVRWYGEQSGGPVLHEGRTYQTAPLAGSRMYWAEVTNGSCVSARRAIPVRVLAEDPVITGPTEVTRGGDVTLEAVGGGGVVEWHAKDDGSALIDTGRVLLLSSMQSSVTVFARCVEGRCVSSFVPHRIEVRGSTNVPALAQGNTIELHPSPARDVLHIRLTSPFSGELRIVDLLGRTVHTQSAVIPDAHVVGVSRLLPGMYMLMLTNGAGSTVRPFMVAP; translated from the coding sequence ATGAAAGCTCTTCCACTCCTCTTCATCCTCTTTACTGTGTCTGCGAATGCCCAATTCTGCGAAACGGTGACAGACAGCGCGTGGTCGGCACGCTTCGATGCGCTGCTGGCGCAACGCGATCCCGTGTCCCGCGCGTTCGCGGATACGGGCGTGGTGGATGTACCGGTGTTGTTTCACGTGCAGACGCAAAACACCGCGCCGGTGATATCCCTGCAGCGTATCAACGACGCATTGAGGGCGACGAACGAGTGGTTTTTCGCGGCGGGTGTGCGCTTTGTCCGCTGTGGCGAGGTGCAGTATTACGCGGAGGGCTCCTCGCCGGCGTTCAATAATCGCGCGGTCAACGTCAGCATGTACAAGGCGGCTTCAGGATGTGGCTATGAATCGGGCGGTTCGGTGCACATCAACGTCAATTGCAACAGGACACTGGAGAACATCCTGAGCCACGAGCTGGGGCATGTGCTCGGCCTTCCTCATACGCATGGCTACACCAACAGCGGCACGACAGACGAACTTGTGGACGGCAGCAATTGCGCGACGCATGGCGACCGCTTCTGCGATACACCGGCAGATCCGAATTTGCTCGGCAAGGTGAACGGCAGTTGCGGCTATATCGGCAGCGCGCTCGACGCAAACGGCATGGCATACAGGCCGAATACGCACAACATCATGTCCTATACGTCGTCGGCGTGCGCGGACACTCTGACGCCGATGCAGCTTGCCCGCGTCCGCGCCGTCGCGCTTGCGGGGAAGCGCGAATGCTGTTTCGTCGCACCGCCGTTGGTTCGGGACACCACGGTGTGCCGTGGAGAAAGCGCAATTCTTACCGCCATCGGCATGGGAAACGAGATACGCTGGTATGATGCGGTTGAAGGCGGCCAGCCGGTCGGTTACGGGGCGGTATTCGTCACACCGCCCGTGGAAGAAAGCCGGGCCTGGTATGCGGAGGTCGTGGATTCCTGCGTGAGCAATCGTGCCAGAGTTGTTGTGCGCATCGCGCTTGCATCGGGAGTTATTCCGGAAATTGCCCGTGTCGTCGCGCGGCCGGATACCTCCGCGCGACCATCGCTGTTCAGGATATTCGCGAATGACGATATTCTGCTGTTCCAGACCTCGGACGGCGCGTTATGGTCCAGCGATGGCACGAGCGAAGGTACAAGGCGAGTTGCGCAGAAACCCGCGGGGAACGAAGTGTACCTGACGGATGCAATTATCCGGAGAGAGATGGTTCTCTACGGAGTGAACGACCGCGGCACGGGTCCCATGCTGTTTCGTACCGGGCTCGATGGAAGCGGCACAACCGAGCTGCTCAGGATAACCGGTCGGGACGGATTCAGCAACTTCATGCTGACCGCTCTGGATTCTGTGGTCGTGTTCATCCTCAATGACGGTAATGACAAGGCGGAGATCTGGCGCAGCGATGGCACCGCTTCCGGTACCGCAAAGGTCGTGTCACATCCGCATACCAGCGCCTACAACGATTTCGGGCTGCTTTCCGATGGCGGGGTGGTGTACTATCAGGCCTCCGACTCTCTGCATGGGAGCGAGCTCTGGCGCAGCGACGGCACCACGCAGGGTACATACATGGTCGCGGACATCGCACCGGGGACGGCGGACGGTGATCCCGGAGATTTCGTCTTGTCGGATGGTATGCTCTATTTTTCGGCGGATGATGGGGCTGCGGGCCGCGAACTGTGGGTCAGTGACGGAACGGCGCAGGGGACACGGCTCGCGGCCGATATCCGACCCGGCGCGGATAGCGGCAACCCGGGCGGCTTGACTGCGCTCAACGGCTTCCTCTTTCTCTACGCGGACGATGGTGCGCACGGTCCCGAACCCTGGATCAGCGACGGTACTCCGGAAGGTACGCGTATGATAGCCGACATCCGCAAGGGCAACGGGAGTTTTCCGCAGCACTTCATTGCCTTGCAGGACCGCGTGTTCTGTGTCGCCAACGACGGAAGCGGTGCCGAATTGTGGGAGCTGCTCAACGGCGGACGTGCGGGTGCCGCTGTCGTCAAGGACATCCATCCCTTCTCCGGATCAGGTATCGCGTCCATGATCAGTACCGGGGCGGAATTGTATTTCACGGCAAACGATGCGCAACACGGAAACGAACTCTGGCGCAGCGATGGAACCGTGGAAGGAACACGTCTGGTGGCGGATATCGACAGTACAGCTTCGTCCTCTCCGGACGGACTGACGATGCTGGCGGAGAAGTTGGTGTTTTTTGCCCGCGAAGGCTCGCAGGGTCCCGCGCTCTATACGATTGCGCAACCGGATGTGGCCGTGTGCCGTGGTGAGTCCGCGATACTGCAGGTGGGCAATACCAATACGACGGTCCGTTGGTATGGTGAGCAGAGTGGTGGCCCGGTGTTGCACGAGGGCAGAACGTATCAGACAGCTCCGCTTGCCGGGTCCAGAATGTACTGGGCGGAAGTGACGAACGGCAGTTGCGTGAGTGCGCGCCGGGCGATCCCCGTCCGCGTACTCGCAGAGGATCCGGTGATCACTGGTCCCACCGAGGTCACTCGCGGAGGCGACGTCACTCTTGAGGCGGTTGGCGGCGGCGGAGTCGTCGAATGGCACGCGAAAGACGACGGGAGCGCGCTCATAGATACCGGACGCGTACTGCTTCTGTCCTCGATGCAGAGCAGCGTAACTGTGTTCGCGCGCTGTGTGGAAGGTCGCTGCGTCAGTTCCTTCGTGCCGCATCGCATCGAGGTGCGCGGGAGCACGAACGTCCCGGCACTCGCGCAGGGAAACACGATCGAGTTGCATCCATCGCCGGCGCGGGATGTGTTGCATATACGATTGACCTCTCCCTTCTCCGGCGAACTCCGCATTGTGGATTTGCTCGGAAGAACCGTACACACTCAGTCCGCCGTCATTCCTGATGCGCATGTCGTCGGCGTTTCGCGACTGCTTCCGGGTATGTACATGCTGATGCTGACCAATGGTGCGGGCAGCACCGTCCGTCCCTTTATGGTCGCGCCCTAG
- a CDS encoding T9SS type A sorting domain-containing protein produces MRAKTTIRSIAFPLLLAMVFLFGTDNVLAQNTRTWDGGGGTDTRWSTAANWDGGTGTGIVPTATDYAVIPTGYTVTFDANATIANLSISGNVTFISDFTLTVTGIFSLTDATLNLGYDGTTANGFIIQLGSSTVPSAELNLTNSKIEYYSANPNTDRRDVLIRAYGSISMNNLLTSYIGTLDRTPNVSTRLERFTGQFRSDARFEGDVILGARVNIGQHSVWLGKEAENIQLSIPSVGETFFGFTDEHLPNTTIGRLVKSARHWMREVTDPSDPMYGYEVWDESVEYFIFETGKDVSQQAAMSMGVDINVAYETTFTPSATKPFRGVSVRYVKKIHPKNMAVGNKIVAKYWVVQPVGFAQVNNPYFPTYLGPPTNDICYAAEFNTSDVSTPSGAYAAIWSENLEDITDPLPTGVDTSWYTYGSIFGGHNINGRLYVVMCPTFYFGDLTIGEGSNQVPVELTSFSARYIRDNVELSWQTATELNNYGFAIERSRDGEIWEEIDFVNGAGNSYSPKSYTYTDLLDPATKRAPRLAYRLRQIDRDGTTEYSNIVFVTLGALPTGVELHEAYPNPFNPSTTVSFSLGTAAPVKIKVFDIYGREVAVILDNAALEAGVHTAAFRASALPSGSYIVVLNAAGVTRYQRVVLNK; encoded by the coding sequence ATGAGAGCAAAAACGACTATTCGGAGCATCGCCTTCCCCCTGCTGTTAGCGATGGTGTTCCTTTTTGGAACGGATAATGTGCTGGCGCAGAATACACGGACGTGGGATGGTGGTGGCGGCACTGACACCCGATGGTCAACAGCCGCAAATTGGGATGGAGGCACTGGAACTGGGATAGTACCAACGGCTACCGATTATGCTGTTATTCCCACCGGCTATACGGTTACCTTTGATGCGAATGCGACCATTGCCAACCTTAGTATAAGCGGGAACGTTACCTTTATTTCCGACTTTACACTAACAGTTACCGGCATATTTTCCCTTACAGACGCGACGTTGAATCTCGGGTACGACGGAACAACCGCGAATGGATTCATCATACAGCTTGGTAGCAGTACAGTGCCGTCTGCCGAGTTAAATCTCACCAATTCAAAGATCGAGTATTACTCGGCCAACCCAAATACCGACCGGAGAGACGTCCTTATACGTGCCTATGGTTCAATCTCAATGAATAATCTTCTGACGAGCTACATTGGAACCTTAGATCGTACTCCGAATGTGAGCACGCGATTAGAGCGGTTTACCGGACAGTTTAGGAGCGATGCACGCTTTGAAGGTGATGTGATTTTGGGTGCCCGTGTAAATATTGGCCAGCACAGCGTATGGTTAGGAAAAGAGGCTGAGAATATCCAACTGAGTATTCCCAGCGTTGGTGAGACGTTCTTTGGCTTCACGGATGAGCATCTCCCCAACACAACTATTGGCCGACTGGTGAAAAGTGCCCGCCATTGGATGAGGGAGGTCACCGACCCATCGGATCCCATGTATGGGTATGAGGTTTGGGATGAAAGTGTCGAATACTTCATCTTCGAGACGGGAAAGGACGTTTCCCAGCAAGCTGCTATGTCTATGGGAGTGGATATCAATGTGGCATATGAAACGACGTTCACCCCCTCAGCAACAAAGCCGTTTCGAGGTGTATCTGTTCGATATGTAAAAAAGATACATCCTAAGAATATGGCGGTTGGTAACAAAATCGTGGCGAAATACTGGGTTGTGCAACCAGTAGGATTTGCGCAAGTGAACAATCCGTATTTCCCGACGTACTTGGGACCACCCACAAACGACATCTGTTATGCAGCAGAATTCAACACGAGTGACGTCTCCACACCTAGCGGAGCGTACGCTGCTATTTGGTCCGAGAATCTCGAGGATATCACAGATCCGCTTCCCACTGGAGTTGATACCTCGTGGTACACGTATGGGAGTATCTTTGGCGGACATAACATCAATGGACGACTCTATGTTGTAATGTGTCCAACCTTCTACTTCGGAGATCTCACCATCGGCGAGGGCAGCAATCAAGTCCCCGTCGAACTCACCTCCTTCTCCGCACGCTATATTCGCGACAATGTGGAGCTGAGCTGGCAGACGGCGACGGAGCTCAACAACTACGGCTTCGCCATCGAGCGCTCGCGCGACGGCGAGATCTGGGAAGAAATAGACTTCGTCAACGGCGCGGGCAACTCCTACAGCCCGAAATCCTACACCTACACGGATTTGCTCGACCCGGCCACGAAACGCGCGCCGAGGCTGGCCTACCGTCTGCGGCAGATAGACCGCGACGGGACCACGGAATACTCCAATATCGTGTTTGTGACTCTGGGTGCGCTGCCGACGGGAGTGGAACTGCACGAGGCCTATCCGAATCCCTTCAATCCGAGCACGACCGTCAGCTTCTCGCTCGGAACGGCCGCTCCGGTGAAGATCAAGGTCTTCGATATTTACGGACGTGAAGTGGCCGTCATACTCGACAACGCCGCGCTCGAAGCGGGCGTGCATACCGCGGCCTTCCGCGCATCGGCTTTGCCGAGCGGTTCATATATCGTCGTGCTCAACGCGGCGGGCGTCACACGCTATCAGCGCGTGGTGCTGAACAAATAG
- a CDS encoding T9SS type A sorting domain-containing protein, protein MSKMRIQLATGLLSLLCLLSAVPAQATIYTWTGAGANSNWNTPANWSPNGVPGSSDDAFFSSNASVNVTAAVTVLSFSITGATVTLLSDTSVTVTSTMTLTDALLQLGYITPTRAGFPLVIAQNAALSLLGVSGSRIVPNGSPSKHVNIRLFGSVNMGDLRVCHIGALDASPNILSRLERSSGQFTSDVRFEGNVVLNARVNLGAYNVWLGKNAGNSRITTTGANQDCFTFTDVHTSGSPIGRIIKSAKYWQDGNGNWDPNVSYFIIETGFDVSQGNMSMGVDINVAQLDNSWSATSTEPFRGVSVRYVRQIHPENQATGNKVVAKYWVVQPVGFLQESNPFFAPFPPANSICYAVEFNTSDVSAPAEAYAAIWSDNYEDNNGGAWYSYGSQFGGQNIGGRLYVVMCPTYYFGDITIGEGSNQIPVELTSFAARYVRNNVELNWQTATELNNYGFAIERSLDGRVWEEIDFVQGAGNSYSPRNYSYTDLLDDRLRRVPQIGYRLRQIDRDGTTDYSDIVFVKTGVMPSGVELYDAYPNPFNPSTTISFSLRETQPVTMKVFNIFGQEVVTLMENAQTEAGFHTVAFRGDNLPSGSYLVVMNAGGALKQQRLVLNK, encoded by the coding sequence ATGTCGAAAATGAGGATACAACTGGCAACAGGATTACTGTCCCTGCTTTGTCTGCTGAGCGCCGTACCGGCTCAGGCGACGATCTATACATGGACAGGAGCCGGGGCCAACAGTAACTGGAACACCCCCGCCAACTGGAGTCCCAACGGTGTGCCCGGCAGCAGCGATGATGCTTTCTTTAGCAGCAACGCCTCGGTCAATGTCACCGCCGCTGTGACTGTCCTGAGCTTCAGCATCACCGGAGCAACAGTGACCCTGTTGAGCGACACCTCCGTGACGGTGACTTCCACCATGACTCTCACAGACGCTCTGTTGCAATTAGGCTATATCACCCCGACCCGCGCCGGTTTTCCCCTCGTTATCGCGCAAAACGCAGCGCTGAGTCTGCTCGGTGTTTCTGGTTCCAGAATCGTCCCCAACGGTTCTCCGAGCAAGCATGTCAACATTCGTCTTTTCGGTTCCGTGAATATGGGCGATTTGCGCGTGTGCCACATAGGAGCTCTTGATGCGAGTCCCAATATTCTCAGTCGTCTGGAACGCTCCAGCGGACAATTCACGAGCGATGTTCGCTTCGAGGGCAATGTTGTCCTGAATGCGCGCGTGAATCTCGGCGCCTATAACGTGTGGCTTGGCAAGAACGCGGGCAATTCCCGTATCACCACCACGGGCGCCAATCAGGACTGCTTCACCTTTACCGATGTACACACGTCAGGATCCCCCATCGGCCGTATTATCAAGAGCGCGAAGTATTGGCAGGACGGAAACGGCAACTGGGATCCCAATGTGAGTTATTTCATCATCGAGACGGGCTTCGATGTCAGCCAGGGCAATATGTCCATGGGTGTGGACATCAATGTCGCACAGCTTGACAACAGCTGGTCCGCCACTTCCACTGAACCCTTCCGCGGTGTTTCCGTGCGCTACGTGCGACAGATCCATCCGGAGAATCAGGCCACAGGCAACAAGGTCGTCGCGAAGTACTGGGTCGTCCAGCCGGTCGGTTTCCTGCAGGAGAGCAACCCGTTTTTTGCGCCCTTCCCTCCGGCGAACAGCATTTGCTACGCCGTGGAGTTCAATACCAGCGACGTTTCCGCTCCCGCCGAGGCCTATGCCGCCATCTGGTCGGATAATTACGAGGATAATAACGGCGGCGCCTGGTACAGCTACGGCAGCCAGTTCGGCGGTCAGAACATCGGCGGCAGACTCTATGTGGTCATGTGTCCCACCTACTATTTTGGTGACATCACCATCGGAGAGGGCAGCAATCAGATTCCCGTCGAGCTCACTTCCTTTGCCGCGCGCTATGTGCGGAACAACGTGGAACTCAACTGGCAGACCGCGACGGAGCTGAACAACTACGGCTTCGCCATCGAGCGCTCGCTGGACGGCCGCGTGTGGGAAGAAATTGACTTCGTGCAGGGCGCAGGCAATTCCTACAGTCCGCGCAACTATTCCTACACCGACTTGCTCGATGATCGTCTGCGCCGCGTGCCGCAAATCGGCTACCGTCTGCGCCAGATCGACCGCGACGGCACCACGGACTACTCCGATATCGTGTTTGTGAAAACCGGTGTGATGCCGTCCGGCGTGGAACTGTACGACGCGTATCCGAATCCTTTCAATCCGAGCACTACGATCAGCTTTTCGCTGCGCGAGACGCAGCCCGTCACCATGAAGGTGTTCAACATCTTTGGCCAGGAGGTGGTGACGCTGATGGAGAACGCGCAGACCGAGGCCGGCTTCCACACGGTGGCCTTCCGCGGTGACAATCTGCCCAGCGGTTCCTACCTCGTGGTAATGAACGCCGGCGGTGCGCTGAAACAGCAGCGTCTGGTCCTCAACAAGTAA